A portion of the Sandaracinobacteroides saxicola genome contains these proteins:
- a CDS encoding acetyl-CoA C-acetyltransferase, with translation MEAYIVAATRTAGGRKGGRLRDWHPADLAAAVLDELVARAGADPAQVEDVIMGCVSQFGQQAVNIARNAVMASSLPESVPGTSVDRQCGSSQQALHFAAQAVMSGSMDMVIAAGVESMTRVPMGIGGKLAHDAGLGMYVSPNMKRRYPNVQFSQFTGAEMIAAKYDLSKDAMDEFGFHSQAKGAAAARSGAFDKEILPLKTTTLEGVEELHTVDEGIRFEATLEATKAVKLLAPEGRLTAATSSQICDGASGVLVVNERGLKALNVAPLARVHHMTVIGEDPVIMLEAPFNATKKALAKAGMTIDDIDLFEVNEAFASVPMGWLQSTGADPAKLNVNGGAIALGHPLGASGTKLMTTLVHALQARGLRWGLQTMCEGGGLANVTIVEAL, from the coding sequence ATGGAAGCCTATATCGTCGCCGCCACCCGCACCGCCGGAGGTCGCAAGGGCGGCCGCCTGCGCGATTGGCACCCGGCAGACCTCGCCGCCGCCGTGCTCGATGAGCTGGTCGCCCGCGCCGGCGCCGACCCGGCCCAGGTGGAGGATGTCATCATGGGCTGCGTCAGCCAGTTCGGCCAGCAGGCGGTCAACATCGCCCGCAACGCCGTCATGGCCTCCTCGCTCCCCGAATCCGTCCCCGGCACCAGCGTCGACCGGCAGTGCGGCAGCAGCCAGCAGGCGCTGCATTTCGCCGCCCAGGCGGTGATGAGCGGCAGCATGGACATGGTGATCGCCGCCGGCGTCGAATCGATGACCCGCGTGCCGATGGGCATCGGCGGCAAGCTGGCGCACGATGCCGGCCTCGGCATGTACGTCTCCCCCAACATGAAACGCCGCTACCCCAACGTCCAGTTCAGCCAGTTTACCGGCGCCGAGATGATCGCCGCCAAATATGATCTCTCCAAGGACGCGATGGACGAGTTCGGCTTCCACAGTCAGGCCAAGGGCGCCGCCGCCGCCAGGTCCGGCGCCTTCGACAAGGAAATCCTCCCCCTGAAAACCACCACCCTCGAAGGCGTCGAGGAGCTGCACACGGTCGACGAAGGCATCCGCTTCGAAGCCACCTTGGAAGCGACCAAAGCCGTCAAGCTGCTCGCTCCCGAAGGCCGCCTCACCGCCGCAACATCGTCCCAGATCTGCGACGGCGCCTCGGGCGTCCTGGTCGTCAACGAACGCGGGCTGAAGGCGCTGAACGTCGCCCCGCTCGCCCGCGTCCATCACATGACCGTCATCGGCGAGGATCCGGTCATCATGCTCGAGGCCCCGTTCAACGCCACCAAGAAAGCGCTCGCCAAGGCCGGCATGACCATCGACGACATCGACCTGTTCGAGGTGAACGAGGCCTTCGCCTCCGTGCCGATGGGATGGCTGCAATCGACCGGCGCCGACCCCGCCAAACTCAACGTCAACGGCGGCGCCATCGCGCTCGGCCATCCGCTCGGCGCCTCGGGCACGAAACTCATGACCACCCTCGTCCATGCGCTCCAGGCCCGTGGGCTGCGCTGGGGCCTGCAAACCATGTGCGAAGGCGGCGGCCTCGCCAACGTCACCATCGTGGAAGCGCTGTGA
- a CDS encoding DUF1214 domain-containing protein, with product MDESEGRMVRGWVWGAGAAALLLAGVGGVGVWQAREIVDEALVMYPTYQLVRTRNEALRRISAAGYQGLNLLVPRDTLAGPANREVTTPNNDTLYAFAFLDLTKGPVRVTMPPLPGRYHSLAVMDLETNNDILTGTRDGGMGDEFVLMSVPFVVQQKPSVKVRYLSSAQGWLLIRVLVDGESDLAAARAALRGFKVAPLMSQPALPPLTELPVEPTPALLIDTVAAAWAGEGRPTAFVRWADRPAWQHALWALILPRITARLQAGISEGAARADGWSLTPPGIGTAAASPEVRAAVALGGLGALPADEAIYWRAAQDAGGAALTGAARYTLTIPAKVPARAFWSLSMYERLPDGRLFYGANPLKRYAVGDRTPGLRRNADGSLTLTLSHARPADATNWLPAPAGAFNLIFRAYLPGPEMRDGRFRLPAVRRAA from the coding sequence ATGGACGAAAGCGAGGGCCGGATGGTGCGTGGATGGGTCTGGGGTGCGGGGGCCGCGGCGCTGCTGCTGGCCGGCGTTGGCGGGGTGGGGGTTTGGCAGGCGCGCGAAATCGTCGACGAAGCGCTGGTGATGTATCCGACCTATCAGCTGGTGCGGACGCGGAACGAGGCGCTGCGGCGGATATCGGCGGCGGGATATCAGGGCCTGAACCTGCTGGTGCCGCGCGACACGCTGGCGGGACCGGCGAACCGGGAGGTGACGACGCCGAACAATGATACACTGTATGCGTTTGCCTTTCTTGATCTGACTAAAGGTCCAGTCAGGGTGACGATGCCGCCACTGCCGGGGCGCTATCATTCGCTCGCGGTGATGGACCTGGAGACCAACAACGATATTTTGACGGGCACGCGGGACGGTGGGATGGGCGACGAATTCGTTCTGATGTCGGTGCCCTTCGTCGTGCAGCAGAAACCAAGCGTAAAGGTGCGCTATCTCAGTTCAGCGCAGGGATGGCTGCTGATCCGTGTGCTGGTCGATGGCGAGAGCGATCTCGCGGCGGCACGCGCGGCGTTGCGGGGGTTTAAAGTGGCGCCTTTGATGTCTCAGCCGGCACTGCCGCCTTTGACCGAGCTACCTGTTGAGCCGACGCCCGCGCTCTTGATCGATACGGTGGCGGCGGCATGGGCGGGCGAAGGGCGGCCGACGGCATTCGTCCGCTGGGCGGACAGGCCGGCCTGGCAGCATGCCCTTTGGGCGCTGATACTGCCGCGCATTACAGCGCGGTTGCAGGCGGGGATCAGCGAGGGGGCCGCGCGGGCCGATGGCTGGAGCCTGACGCCGCCGGGGATCGGGACGGCGGCGGCGAGCCCCGAGGTGCGGGCGGCGGTGGCGCTGGGGGGGCTGGGGGCCTTGCCGGCGGACGAGGCGATCTATTGGCGGGCGGCGCAGGACGCGGGCGGCGCGGCGCTGACCGGCGCGGCGCGCTATACGCTGACCATTCCGGCGAAGGTGCCGGCGCGGGCCTTCTGGTCGCTGTCGATGTATGAGCGGCTGCCGGACGGGCGGCTGTTCTATGGGGCGAACCCGCTGAAACGCTACGCCGTGGGCGACCGGACGCCGGGGTTGCGGCGCAATGCCGACGGCAGCCTGACGCTGACCCTGTCGCACGCGCGGCCGGCCGATGCGACCAACTGGCTGCCGGCGCCGGCGGGGGCGTTCAACCTGATCTTCCGCGCCTATCTGCCCGGGCCGGAGATGCGCGACGGGCGGTTCCGGCTGCCGGCGGTGCGGCGCGCGGCGTAG
- a CDS encoding crotonase/enoyl-CoA hydratase family protein: protein MAFTQIDLAVADGIATLTLNRPDRLNAFTGTMMHEMIAAFDQTDADDSVRAVIVTGAGRAFCAGADLSEGAKTFDYENRTDANSTRLPSPSGEGSGVGPGVGESGTRSTPTRPDGTTDYSHPAVRDGGGRLTLRIFESLKPVIGAINGAAVGVGATMQLPMDIRIASTAARFGFVFARRGIVPEAASSWFLPRLVGIAQAMEWCATGRLFDAAEAHAGGLVSRVVEPDALLATATALAREIADNTAPVSVTLTRQMLWRMLGADHPMEAHKVDSRAIWARGRQGDAREGVMSFLEKRPARYPDTVSKDLPDFYPWWPDRPYA from the coding sequence ATGGCCTTCACCCAGATCGACCTCGCCGTCGCCGACGGCATCGCCACGCTCACCCTCAACCGCCCGGACAGGCTGAACGCCTTCACCGGCACTATGATGCACGAAATGATCGCGGCGTTCGACCAGACCGACGCCGACGATTCCGTCCGCGCCGTCATCGTCACCGGCGCCGGCCGCGCCTTCTGCGCCGGCGCCGACCTTTCCGAAGGCGCCAAAACCTTCGACTATGAAAACCGCACCGACGCCAACTCCACGCGCCTCCCCTCCCCTTCAGGGGAGGGGTCGGGGGTGGGGCCGGGGGTGGGGGAATCTGGCACGCGCAGCACCCCCACCCGCCCCGACGGCACCACCGATTACAGCCACCCCGCCGTCCGCGATGGCGGCGGCCGCCTCACGCTGCGCATCTTCGAATCGCTGAAACCCGTCATCGGCGCCATCAACGGCGCCGCGGTCGGCGTCGGCGCCACCATGCAGCTGCCCATGGACATCCGCATCGCCAGCACCGCCGCCCGTTTCGGCTTCGTCTTCGCCCGCCGCGGCATCGTGCCGGAGGCCGCGAGCAGCTGGTTCCTCCCCCGCCTCGTCGGCATCGCCCAGGCGATGGAATGGTGCGCCACCGGCCGCCTGTTCGATGCCGCCGAGGCGCACGCCGGCGGCCTCGTCAGCCGCGTCGTCGAACCCGATGCGCTGCTCGCCACCGCCACCGCACTTGCCCGTGAAATCGCCGACAACACCGCGCCGGTTTCCGTCACCCTCACCCGCCAGATGCTCTGGCGCATGCTCGGCGCCGACCACCCGATGGAGGCGCACAAGGTGGACAGCCGCGCCATCTGGGCCCGCGGCCGCCAGGGCGACGCCCGCGAAGGCGTGATGTCCTTCCTGGAAAAACGCCCCGCCCGATACCCCGACACCGTCAGCAAGGACCTCCCCGATTTCTACCCCTGGTGGCCCGACCGCCCCTATGCCTGA